DNA from Bordetella genomosp. 13:
CAGCGTCCGGCGCGTGCGCAGTCCGGACGACCTCAGGGTCGGCGACGCGCCGATGATCGGCCGCGTCGGCTATGCCGCCGACGGCCGGGCCTAGTCCAGGAAACCCCATGACCCAGCATCAGCTGCCGAACGTATTGCGCCGCCTGAACGGCGAAGACGACGCGGCGCAGCCCGTCACCGCGGCGTCCAGCGGCACCGTCGAGCCCACCGGGGGCGGAGGCAAGCTCGGCGAACGACTGGTCAGCGCCGGACTGCTGACGGCCGAGCAGGTGCAGTCCGTGATCGAGCTGCAGAAGCGCTCGGGCGTGCGCTTCGGAGAGGCCGCCATCCAGCTCGGCTACGTCACCGAGCGCGACATGCAGATCGCGCTGTCGGAACAGTTCAACTATGCCACCGCGCTGATTTCGCACCCCACCGTGGGCGCCAGCCTGGCCATCGCCCACGATCCTTTCGGGCGCGAGGCCGAGGCCATCCGGCAGTTGCGCGCCGAGATCTCGCTGCGCCTGGACGGCCAATCGAATTTCTCCATTTCCATCGTCAGCGCCAACGACGGCGACGGCAAGTCGTACGTCGCGGCGAGCCTGGCCATCGCCTATTCGCAGTCGGGCCAGCGGGTGCTGTTCATCGATGCCGACCTGCGCGGCTCGGGCAACGACCTGTTCCAGCTGCAGGAAGGCCCTGGCCTGTCCACCATGCTGGCCGGGCGCGACGCCCATGCCGCGGGCATGCCGGTGCCCGGTTTTCCGCTGCTGCACGTGCTGTCGGCGGGGCCGCGCCCGCCCAATCCCACGGAAATGCTGGGCGCCCCCGCCATGCGCCGCTTCATCGGCCAGTTCCAGGACAGCTTCGACGTGATCGTGGTCGACACCCCGGCGGCCAATCGATCGGCCGACGCGCAGCTCATCGCCAGCCAGACCGACGTGTGCCTGGTGGTGGTGCGCCAGGACGCCACATTGGTCGAGGACTTCCGCCAGGTGCAGGAACGCATGCGGCGCGCCGGCGCGCAATTGATCGGCTCCGTCTACAACGGACATGACGCCGAACGATCGCCCGGCAAAGCCCAGCCCCGGTGGCGGAAATGGCTGGGACGTCGCTGAACGGCCGGTCCGGGGTGTACCTGCCGCCGCGTCCGGCGGCCGGGGGGCCCGACGCGTTCCACCGCCTGCAGTCCGTCGCGATCACGCTGCTCATCGCCGTCTGCACGGTGTTTCCGCTGGTTCGCACCACGAGCCTGTTCGCCGAGTCGATCACGATGGACGCCTACACCGAAGGGTCCTCGCTGCTGCAGCTGGTGTTCGGTTCGGTGTTCGCGCTGGCGGGCTGGCTGCTGTGGATGAATCGGCAGGTGGCGGTGCGCAATCTGCGGGCCATCAATCCTTTCCTGTTGCTGATTCTGCTGTGGTGCCTGTGTTCCAGCCTGTGGTCGCTGTATCCCGTCACCACGATCAAACGCAGCGTGCAGTTGCTGGGGCTCATCATGGTGGGCCTTGCGATCGCGCCGCCGCTGGGCAACATGGCGCGCTTCGCCAACACGGTGCTGGCGTCCTTCACGGTGCTGATGGTGCTGTGCCTGCTCGCCTCGCTGGGCATGCCGGGCCTGGGCGTCGACTACGTGACGGGCGGCTCATGGCGCGGAATCACCTGGCACAAGAACGTGCTGGGCATGGTGTGCGCCTTCAGCCTGCTGCTGTGGCTGCGCGAGTTCCGCCACGGCCAGCTCGGCTGGAAGGTATGCCTGGGGGCCGGCCTGTTCACGGTGTTCATGCTGGTCATGGCCAAGAGCACGACGTCGATCATCGTGGCGGGCGCGGGCTCGTTCCTGTATCTGTTCCTGGCGCGCCGGTATATCGCGCCGCGCAACATGCTGATCCTTCTGCTGGGCTCGACCATCGCCACGGCGCTGCTGCTGCATTTCTTCCATGCCATGCAGGGCCGGTTCCCCAGCTGGGAAGAACTCATGGGGCCTGCGGCCGCCATCTTCAACAAGAGCACCGACCTGACGGGCCGTACGGACATCTGGGAACTCGTGCTGGTACAGGTGGCGGCCCACCCGTGGCAAGGCGCCGGCTACGGGGCATTCTGGATGGGTGTGGGCGGTCCTTCCCAGTACATCGCCGACTTCATGGGATTCGTGCCGCTGCAGGCGCACAACGGCTATCTGGACGTGCTGAATGAACTGGGCATCGTCGGCCTGCTGCTGCTGGCGGGCCTGGTGGCGGTGCATGCGCGCGATCT
Protein-coding regions in this window:
- a CDS encoding polysaccharide biosynthesis tyrosine autokinase, with the translated sequence MTQHQLPNVLRRLNGEDDAAQPVTAASSGTVEPTGGGGKLGERLVSAGLLTAEQVQSVIELQKRSGVRFGEAAIQLGYVTERDMQIALSEQFNYATALISHPTVGASLAIAHDPFGREAEAIRQLRAEISLRLDGQSNFSISIVSANDGDGKSYVAASLAIAYSQSGQRVLFIDADLRGSGNDLFQLQEGPGLSTMLAGRDAHAAGMPVPGFPLLHVLSAGPRPPNPTEMLGAPAMRRFIGQFQDSFDVIVVDTPAANRSADAQLIASQTDVCLVVVRQDATLVEDFRQVQERMRRAGAQLIGSVYNGHDAERSPGKAQPRWRKWLGRR
- a CDS encoding O-antigen ligase family protein, encoding MAGTSLNGRSGVYLPPRPAAGGPDAFHRLQSVAITLLIAVCTVFPLVRTTSLFAESITMDAYTEGSSLLQLVFGSVFALAGWLLWMNRQVAVRNLRAINPFLLLILLWCLCSSLWSLYPVTTIKRSVQLLGLIMVGLAIAPPLGNMARFANTVLASFTVLMVLCLLASLGMPGLGVDYVTGGSWRGITWHKNVLGMVCAFSLLLWLREFRHGQLGWKVCLGAGLFTVFMLVMAKSTTSIIVAGAGSFLYLFLARRYIAPRNMLILLLGSTIATALLLHFFHAMQGRFPSWEELMGPAAAIFNKSTDLTGRTDIWELVLVQVAAHPWQGAGYGAFWMGVGGPSQYIADFMGFVPLQAHNGYLDVLNELGIVGLLLLAGLVAVHARDLFRLMRIDRAEAALHWAFFIVILVSNISETILFRAIELQYVWLIFSSIMVSSRLRAHQAARATEAGAA